In Pirellulales bacterium, one genomic interval encodes:
- a CDS encoding creatininase family protein has translation MPTARPWILAETNYGYVKEHPYEVAVLPLGATEPHNLHLPYGTDTLEADAVGEQICAAAHEQGARVVLLPTMPYGTETNQMNFPLAMNVNPSTLGRVITDLVDSLVHHGVRKIVLLNSHGGNDLKPLLRELHGRGGSQLFLCNWYRVLADIEHEIFDDAGDHAGEMETSVILACHPHLVARRADGSLAADEGRMADTRFEAVNRGWVTITRPWHLLTTNSGAGNPHPATAEKGRQMMARLVERLSGFLVELSASKLDERFPY, from the coding sequence ATGCCCACCGCTCGCCCTTGGATTCTGGCCGAGACCAACTACGGCTATGTGAAAGAGCATCCCTACGAAGTGGCCGTGCTGCCGCTGGGCGCGACCGAGCCGCACAACTTGCACCTCCCTTACGGCACCGACACGCTCGAGGCCGACGCGGTGGGCGAGCAGATTTGCGCAGCGGCTCACGAGCAGGGTGCCCGCGTCGTGCTGCTGCCGACGATGCCCTATGGCACCGAAACCAACCAGATGAATTTTCCGCTGGCGATGAACGTCAACCCATCGACGCTGGGGCGCGTGATTACCGACCTGGTCGATTCGCTGGTGCATCACGGCGTTCGCAAGATCGTGCTCTTGAACAGTCACGGCGGCAACGATCTCAAGCCGCTGCTGCGCGAGCTACACGGCCGCGGCGGCTCGCAATTGTTTCTGTGCAATTGGTATCGCGTGCTGGCAGACATTGAGCACGAGATCTTCGACGATGCTGGCGACCACGCCGGCGAGATGGAGACATCGGTCATCCTGGCCTGCCACCCGCACCTGGTCGCGCGGCGTGCCGACGGCAGCCTGGCGGCCGACGAAGGTCGCATGGCGGACACGCGGTTCGAGGCGGTCAATCGCGGCTGGGTGACCATCACCCGGCCCTGGCATTTGCTCACGACCAACAGCGGGGCCGGCAACCCGCACCCGGCCACGGCTGAAAAAGGCCGGCAAATGATGGCCCGGCTCGTCGAGCGGCTATCCGGCTTCCTGGTCGAACTCTCGGCCAGCAAGCTCGACGAGCGATTTCCGTACTAG